In the genome of Porphyrobacter sp. ULC335, one region contains:
- a CDS encoding ABC transporter permease: protein MSAALRIAREEWRLWARSRVVLVAALIVAVLVAITSVLTAQRVADEANNRNARQASAEQTFFAQPDRHPHRMVHYGHYAFRSPPPLAAFDPGVDAVTGQSIFLEGHRQNTAMFADTRSGADLGGFAALTPANLYQLLLPLLLIIIGHGVLLRERESGTLAVLLAQGQSGLALAKGKALALAGVAGLFMLPVAALAIYAVSAGEAPLAAAMLFAGYALYLAVWAALVLAVSLWVRQRSVALGLLVFVWLLVALVVPRIGINMGSAAVDAPGKIESDLVMLAQQRSLGDGHNAADPAFDALQKQVLEQYGAQSIEELPVNWRGVVAGYSEAKLTAVMNDYAEDRMQMEAQQSRIVTWFGLASPTLAVGAASRTLAGTDLATHHRFLRESEALRFDFVQALNNLHASALSYADDAQRSSDPEAEARTRVNADAWRLLDSFRFAPDAASERAARAALPLAMMLAWLAMLGGAIVIGARRLTP from the coding sequence ATGAGCGCGGCGCTGCGCATCGCACGCGAGGAGTGGCGGCTCTGGGCACGCTCGCGCGTGGTGCTCGTGGCGGCGCTGATCGTGGCCGTGCTGGTTGCGATCACCAGCGTGCTCACCGCGCAGCGCGTCGCGGACGAGGCAAACAATCGCAATGCGCGGCAGGCGAGCGCCGAGCAGACCTTCTTTGCCCAGCCTGACCGCCATCCGCACCGCATGGTGCATTACGGGCATTACGCTTTCCGCTCGCCCCCGCCACTGGCTGCCTTCGATCCCGGCGTGGACGCGGTGACCGGCCAATCGATCTTCCTCGAAGGGCACCGCCAGAACACCGCGATGTTCGCAGACACGCGCTCTGGCGCGGACCTCGGCGGGTTTGCCGCGCTGACCCCGGCCAACCTTTACCAGTTGCTGCTGCCCTTGCTGCTGATCATCATCGGCCACGGCGTATTGCTGCGCGAGCGCGAGAGCGGCACGCTGGCGGTGCTCCTGGCGCAGGGCCAATCGGGGCTGGCGCTCGCCAAGGGCAAGGCGTTGGCGCTGGCGGGCGTGGCCGGCCTGTTCATGCTGCCGGTCGCCGCACTTGCCATTTACGCGGTTTCTGCGGGCGAGGCACCGCTGGCGGCGGCGATGCTGTTTGCAGGTTATGCGCTTTACCTCGCCGTATGGGCCGCGCTGGTACTCGCCGTATCGCTGTGGGTGCGCCAACGCAGCGTCGCGCTGGGTCTGCTGGTGTTCGTTTGGCTGCTGGTTGCGCTGGTGGTGCCACGGATCGGCATCAATATGGGGAGCGCCGCTGTGGACGCCCCCGGCAAGATCGAAAGCGATCTGGTGATGCTCGCCCAGCAACGCTCGCTCGGGGACGGGCACAACGCCGCCGATCCCGCCTTCGATGCCTTGCAGAAGCAAGTGCTGGAACAGTACGGAGCGCAAAGCATCGAGGAGCTGCCGGTCAACTGGCGCGGAGTGGTCGCCGGCTATTCCGAGGCCAAGCTGACCGCTGTGATGAACGACTATGCCGAAGACCGGATGCAGATGGAGGCGCAGCAATCGCGCATCGTCACATGGTTCGGCCTTGCCTCGCCGACGCTCGCCGTGGGCGCAGCGTCGCGAACGCTGGCGGGCACGGACCTTGCCACCCACCACCGCTTCCTGCGCGAGAGCGAGGCCTTGCGGTTCGATTTCGTCCAGGCGCTCAACAATCTGCACGCCTCGGCGCTGTCCTATGCCGATGATGCGCAGCGCAGTTCCGATCCCGAGGCGGAGGCCCGCACGCGCGTGAATGCCGATGCCTGGCGTCTGCTCGACAGCTTCCGCTTCGCCCCCGACGCCGCAAGCGAGCGCGCGGCGCGGGCTGCGCTGCCGCTGGCGATGATGCTCGCATGGCTGGCGATGCTCGGCGGTGCCATCGTGATCGGCGCGCGGAGGCTGACGCCGTGA
- a CDS encoding DUF3526 domain-containing protein — MRDRGALLWIALAFLLSAAATGFGVAEVREQRATIAELRAEDAKDRANALAGQADWGGAAYAAFHLTYAPPSDLAFAALGQRDTAPWLHRVRMLALEGQIHEADTKNADFGLIGRFDFAFLAATIAPLLLILLLHDLRGAERVAGRHDLLVATAGRPSRIWLPRAAVRFAGLGLALLLPFWIGAVIEGASLSKVLLGSALVIGALCVWWLLVEVVGRYKASPPVLLAALVGLWIALALLLPATARAVIEASNPVPDGAEILMLHREAVNDAWDIPKEATMTPFLARHPEWRTLGEVKKPFEWKWFYAFQQVGDQRAEPLAKAYRDGRLARDHAAGMAAFLSPASLVERGFERLAGTDARAMIAYEEQVRAYHAKLRAFHYPLLFRDPPYDPAVFKRLPSYRPAP; from the coding sequence ATGCGCGACCGGGGCGCGCTGCTGTGGATCGCACTCGCCTTCCTGCTGTCGGCTGCGGCAACCGGTTTCGGCGTAGCCGAGGTGCGCGAGCAGCGCGCCACCATCGCCGAATTGCGCGCCGAGGATGCGAAGGACCGGGCCAATGCGCTGGCAGGGCAGGCGGACTGGGGCGGAGCCGCCTATGCCGCCTTTCACCTGACCTATGCGCCGCCTTCCGATCTGGCCTTCGCCGCCTTGGGCCAGCGCGACACGGCCCCCTGGCTCCACCGCGTGCGGATGCTCGCGCTGGAGGGGCAGATACACGAAGCCGATACGAAGAATGCCGATTTCGGCCTGATCGGGCGGTTCGACTTCGCGTTCCTTGCCGCCACGATTGCCCCGCTGCTGCTGATCCTGCTGCTCCACGATCTGCGCGGCGCAGAGCGTGTGGCGGGGCGGCACGACTTGCTGGTGGCGACGGCGGGGCGGCCCTCGCGAATCTGGCTGCCGCGCGCAGCGGTGCGCTTTGCAGGGCTTGGCCTTGCCCTGTTGCTGCCGTTCTGGATCGGCGCGGTGATTGAAGGCGCGTCGCTTTCCAAAGTGCTGCTCGGGAGTGCGCTGGTGATCGGCGCGCTGTGTGTCTGGTGGCTGCTGGTCGAAGTGGTCGGCCGCTACAAGGCCAGCCCGCCGGTGCTGCTCGCCGCGCTGGTCGGCCTGTGGATCGCGCTGGCGCTGCTGCTTCCCGCCACCGCCCGCGCCGTGATCGAAGCGAGCAACCCTGTGCCCGACGGCGCGGAAATCCTGATGCTCCACCGCGAGGCGGTGAACGACGCGTGGGACATTCCCAAGGAAGCGACGATGACGCCCTTTCTGGCCCGCCACCCCGAATGGCGGACGCTTGGCGAGGTAAAGAAGCCCTTCGAATGGAAATGGTTCTACGCCTTCCAGCAGGTCGGCGACCAGCGGGCAGAACCCCTCGCCAAGGCATACCGCGACGGGCGTTTGGCGCGTGACCATGCCGCCGGGATGGCTGCCTTCCTCTCTCCCGCGTCACTGGTAGAGCGCGGGTTCGAACGGCTCGCCGGCACCGATGCGCGGGCCATGATCGCTTACGAGGAACAGGTGCGCGCCTATCATGCCAAACTGCGCGCGTTCCACTATCCGCTCTTGTTCCGCGACCCGCCCTACGATCCGGCTGTCTTCAAACGCCTTCCTTCCTATCGGCCCGCACCATGA
- a CDS encoding RrF2 family transcriptional regulator yields the protein MRINKGVEWGVHACTLLAPLGPGKGLSLALLAEYHGVPAAYMAKQMQALSKAGIVRASRGKTGGYSLARPAAAISLWDIKAAIDGTLPAFRCTEIRQKGPCALHRDQCRQACPIAAAFAGAETAYRAALKAISLADIVAEVGTTSDQHHLAQIMGWYAQNISDLPE from the coding sequence ATGCGGATTAACAAGGGTGTGGAATGGGGCGTGCATGCCTGCACGCTGCTTGCGCCACTCGGCCCCGGCAAGGGATTGAGCCTCGCCCTGCTGGCTGAATATCACGGCGTGCCCGCCGCCTATATGGCCAAGCAGATGCAAGCCTTGAGCAAAGCGGGCATTGTGCGGGCCAGCCGTGGCAAAACCGGCGGATACAGCCTCGCCCGCCCTGCCGCGGCGATTTCGCTGTGGGACATCAAGGCTGCGATCGACGGCACCCTACCGGCGTTTCGCTGCACAGAAATCCGTCAAAAGGGGCCATGCGCGCTCCACCGCGACCAATGCAGGCAGGCTTGTCCGATCGCCGCTGCCTTTGCCGGGGCTGAAACGGCCTATCGTGCTGCATTGAAGGCGATCAGCCTTGCGGACATTGTTGCCGAAGTCGGGACGACAAGCGATCAGCATCATCTGGCCCAGATCATGGGCTGGTATGCGCAGAACATCTCGGACCTGCCAGAGTAA
- a CDS encoding M14 family metallopeptidase, giving the protein MTLLRTLIAALLLALLPAAALAEARPFAIAGQEVATGTRADFRITVPAGNDGETFIPVTVIHGARPGKVLAVVAGVHGFEFASILAAERLAERIDPARLSGTLVLVRIANIPGFEGRSPNVNPVDRKNLNRVFPGKADGTQTERIADLIAREVVARSDFLMDVHSGDGAEFLDAFVGVYGGPLATDFPLALTVAQGFGFPNIVRYSMETQAQIDSGRSLNRQGVAMGKPTILVEIGQNGSREEAHVAAIVAGVENALAILGMSDAPVREGSAPPRLFNGTVSVSASHTGIYHPANPVPRPLTKGEMIGTIRDYTGREVERLFSPVDGYALYGITGPPVEAGDGIVTIALPVPAF; this is encoded by the coding sequence ATGACCCTGCTCCGTACCCTGATCGCCGCTTTGCTGCTGGCGCTTCTGCCCGCCGCCGCCTTGGCCGAGGCCCGCCCTTTTGCCATCGCCGGACAGGAGGTTGCCACTGGCACGCGCGCCGATTTCCGCATCACCGTGCCTGCGGGGAATGACGGAGAAACCTTCATCCCGGTGACAGTCATCCACGGTGCGCGGCCCGGCAAGGTGCTGGCGGTGGTGGCAGGCGTCCACGGCTTCGAATTCGCCTCGATACTGGCGGCAGAGAGGCTGGCCGAGCGGATCGATCCGGCGCGTCTTTCCGGCACGCTGGTGCTGGTGCGCATCGCCAACATCCCCGGCTTCGAAGGGCGCTCACCCAACGTCAATCCGGTGGATCGCAAGAACCTCAACCGCGTCTTTCCGGGCAAGGCGGACGGCACCCAGACCGAACGTATCGCCGACCTGATTGCCCGTGAGGTGGTGGCCCGCAGCGACTTCCTGATGGATGTGCACAGCGGCGACGGGGCGGAGTTTCTCGATGCTTTTGTCGGGGTCTATGGCGGGCCGCTCGCCACGGATTTTCCGCTGGCGCTCACGGTGGCGCAGGGCTTCGGCTTTCCCAATATCGTGCGCTACAGCATGGAAACGCAGGCGCAGATCGATAGCGGCCGATCGCTCAACCGGCAGGGCGTGGCGATGGGCAAGCCCACCATTCTCGTCGAGATCGGCCAAAACGGCAGCCGCGAGGAAGCCCATGTCGCCGCGATTGTCGCGGGGGTAGAGAACGCTCTTGCCATCCTCGGCATGAGCGATGCGCCTGTGCGCGAGGGATCGGCGCCGCCGCGTCTTTTCAATGGGACGGTGTCGGTTTCAGCCTCGCACACCGGTATCTATCATCCGGCCAACCCCGTCCCCCGCCCGCTGACCAAGGGCGAAATGATCGGCACCATCCGCGATTACACCGGACGCGAGGTCGAGCGGCTGTTCTCCCCGGTCGATGGTTATGCACTCTATGGCATCACCGGTCCGCCGGTGGAGGCTGGTGACGGGATCGTGACGATCGCCCTCCCCGTCCCGGCTTTCTGA
- a CDS encoding TonB-dependent siderophore receptor, with amino-acid sequence MTSQRVILAACLAGTSLLAFPAPLAAEDGVDALAESEAPDAIVITATRPAYRGEFDPLEVPQAEQVIGQQMLRDVNALDLNTALDLSASVARQNNFGGLWNSFAVRGFVGDENLPSNYLVNGFNAGRGFAGPRDLSGIEAVEILKGPRAALFGRGEPGGTVNLVTKRPKFESAGEIRLLAGSFDTYRADADLQTTLGSNVGVRFVGFYEDAGSFRDTIETERFGFMPSVAVNIGSATRFVYELEYARQEIPFDRGVVAVNGELGVIPQSRFLGEPGEGPNVAEVFGHQIELQHDFSENWSALVGVNYRDTSLQGTSTEAELTGSRQRLFRDGRTLTRQRRFRDYDAQYFVARAELAGNFTTGDITHRVLIGADTDRFENDQVFLRVRAPSLAGNPTEQQLQAIDIFNPVYGRFPLPTPMPLTDRVEVQKATGVYAQYQIGIAEKLELRVGGRYDDYDQRLTNRANNAVARTGESRFSPQVGAVYRATPELSLYATYGENFRPLSGADFAGNPFDPNLSESLEGGIKYTAANGRLTATASVFSIQQGNILVGDPVNAGFTLAGGEAQSRGFEFDLEGEIAEGLDLWVSYAYVDAEVEGDVRDPDFGLPIEAGDRLLNIPEHTLSVQLAYSTEIAGRETRFGGGVLHVGDRLGEVGTDFELPDYTLARVFAEAELTEGVRLRLDIDNLFDTEWYSNSFSQLWVQPGTPRNARVTASFAF; translated from the coding sequence ATGACAAGCCAACGTGTCATCCTTGCCGCCTGCCTTGCGGGCACCTCCCTCCTCGCGTTCCCTGCGCCGCTCGCGGCCGAAGATGGCGTTGACGCACTCGCCGAGAGCGAGGCCCCTGACGCTATCGTCATCACCGCCACCCGGCCCGCCTACCGCGGCGAGTTCGATCCGCTGGAAGTGCCGCAAGCCGAACAGGTGATCGGCCAGCAAATGCTGCGCGACGTCAACGCGCTCGATCTCAACACCGCGCTCGACCTGTCGGCTTCGGTGGCGCGGCAGAACAATTTTGGCGGTTTGTGGAACAGCTTCGCGGTGCGCGGCTTCGTCGGTGACGAGAACCTGCCGAGCAATTACCTCGTCAACGGCTTCAACGCAGGGCGCGGTTTTGCAGGGCCGCGCGACCTGTCCGGGATCGAGGCGGTCGAGATCCTGAAAGGCCCGCGCGCCGCCCTGTTCGGGCGCGGCGAACCGGGAGGCACGGTCAACCTCGTCACCAAACGTCCGAAGTTCGAAAGCGCCGGCGAAATCCGTCTGCTGGCCGGTTCCTTCGACACCTACCGCGCAGATGCCGACCTGCAGACCACCCTCGGCAGCAATGTCGGGGTGCGCTTCGTCGGCTTTTACGAGGATGCGGGCAGTTTCCGCGATACCATCGAGACCGAACGGTTCGGCTTCATGCCGTCGGTCGCGGTGAACATCGGGTCGGCCACCCGTTTTGTTTACGAGCTGGAATATGCCCGGCAGGAAATCCCGTTCGACCGCGGTGTGGTCGCAGTGAACGGGGAACTGGGCGTAATCCCGCAGAGCCGCTTTCTGGGAGAGCCCGGCGAAGGGCCGAATGTCGCCGAGGTCTTCGGACACCAGATCGAATTGCAGCACGATTTCTCCGAGAACTGGAGCGCGCTGGTCGGTGTGAACTACCGCGACACCTCGTTGCAGGGCACCTCGACCGAAGCCGAACTGACCGGCAGCCGCCAGCGCCTGTTCCGCGACGGGCGCACGCTCACCCGCCAGCGGCGCTTCCGCGATTACGATGCGCAGTATTTCGTCGCGCGGGCCGAGCTTGCGGGCAATTTCACCACCGGCGACATAACCCACCGCGTGCTGATCGGTGCGGATACCGACCGGTTCGAGAATGATCAGGTGTTCCTGCGCGTCCGCGCGCCCTCGCTGGCCGGCAACCCGACCGAGCAGCAGTTGCAGGCGATCGACATCTTCAATCCGGTCTATGGCCGCTTCCCGCTGCCCACCCCGATGCCGCTGACCGACCGGGTCGAGGTGCAGAAGGCGACCGGGGTCTATGCCCAGTACCAGATCGGCATTGCCGAGAAGCTGGAGCTGCGCGTGGGCGGGCGGTATGACGATTACGACCAGCGGCTCACCAACCGTGCGAACAACGCTGTCGCGCGCACCGGGGAAAGCCGCTTCAGCCCGCAGGTCGGTGCTGTTTACCGGGCGACGCCGGAACTGTCCCTCTACGCCACCTATGGCGAGAATTTCCGTCCGCTTTCGGGCGCGGATTTCGCGGGCAATCCTTTCGACCCCAACCTGTCGGAATCGCTTGAGGGCGGGATCAAATACACCGCTGCCAATGGCCGCCTGACTGCGACCGCCAGCGTCTTTTCCATCCAGCAGGGCAACATCCTGGTGGGCGATCCGGTCAATGCCGGATTCACTCTGGCCGGCGGCGAAGCGCAGAGCCGCGGCTTCGAATTCGATCTGGAGGGCGAGATTGCAGAAGGGCTCGATCTGTGGGTGTCCTATGCCTACGTCGATGCCGAGGTTGAAGGCGACGTGCGCGATCCCGATTTCGGCCTGCCGATCGAAGCCGGTGACCGGCTGCTCAACATTCCCGAACACACGCTTTCGGTGCAGCTCGCCTATTCGACCGAAATTGCCGGGCGCGAGACGCGGTTCGGCGGCGGGGTGCTGCACGTGGGCGATCGGCTGGGCGAGGTCGGCACCGATTTCGAACTGCCTGACTACACGCTGGCGCGCGTCTTTGCCGAAGCGGAACTGACCGAGGGCGTGCGGCTGCGGCTTGATATCGACAACCTGTTCGATACCGAGTGGTACAGCAATTCCTTCTCGCAGCTGTGGGTGCAGCCCGGCACGCCGCGCAACGCGCGGGTCACTGCCAGCTTCGCATTCTGA
- a CDS encoding ABC transporter ATP-binding protein, translated as MAAALEARSLSLVRDGTVVLNDVSFAVAPGEVYALLGGNGAGKSTTLLTFLGFLAPSGGSVLVTGREVAADVQAARAQIAYLPEAAALYGHLDAYENLGYFLDLAGRKVDRGALDAALDQVALPAEARGRRMQSYSKGMRQKTAIALALLRDTPILLLDEPTSGLDPVAIDEFHDMVKALAAAGRTVLMVTHDVYGACQVADRVGLLRGGRLVGSFQAAPGGRIDTETVHAAFAARETA; from the coding sequence ATGGCAGCCGCGCTCGAAGCCCGATCGCTCTCGCTTGTCCGTGATGGCACCGTCGTCCTCAACGATGTGTCCTTCGCGGTCGCGCCGGGCGAGGTCTATGCCTTGCTGGGCGGCAATGGCGCGGGCAAATCGACGACGCTGCTGACCTTCCTCGGCTTTCTTGCGCCTTCGGGCGGAAGCGTGCTGGTCACTGGCCGCGAAGTCGCTGCCGATGTGCAGGCAGCGCGCGCGCAAATCGCCTACCTGCCCGAGGCAGCCGCACTCTACGGCCATCTCGATGCTTACGAGAACCTCGGCTATTTCCTCGATCTCGCCGGACGCAAGGTGGATCGGGGGGCGCTTGATGCCGCGCTCGATCAGGTCGCGCTTCCGGCCGAGGCGCGCGGGCGGCGCATGCAGTCCTATTCCAAGGGCATGCGCCAGAAGACCGCGATCGCGCTGGCGTTGCTGCGCGATACGCCGATCCTGCTGCTTGACGAGCCAACCTCGGGCCTTGACCCTGTCGCCATCGACGAATTTCACGACATGGTGAAGGCGCTCGCTGCGGCGGGGCGCACGGTGCTGATGGTGACCCATGATGTCTATGGCGCCTGTCAGGTCGCCGACCGCGTCGGCTTGCTGCGCGGCGGGCGGCTGGTTGGCAGCTTTCAGGCGGCGCCCGGGGGCCGGATCGACACCGAGACAGTGCACGCCGCCTTCGCCGCACGCGAGACGGCATGA
- a CDS encoding response regulator transcription factor, with the protein MKAGLDILLIEDNDALAANIADYLEERGHRMDFATDGASGLAVATSSQPDIILLDIALPRLDGLMLCEQLRKDASHYIPVLMLTARDTLDDKLAGFAAGADDYLVKPFALAELAARIDALSMRHRVGTNHCIQIGTLTLNRQEQRASRRGTELRLTPILWSILLLLAEAYPRPLSRSEITRRLWGDDPPPSDALRSHIHLLRQTLDKPYAQLMLETVHGVGFRLVADQ; encoded by the coding sequence ATGAAGGCTGGCCTCGACATACTTCTGATCGAAGATAACGACGCGCTGGCTGCGAACATTGCCGATTATCTTGAGGAGCGCGGCCACAGGATGGACTTTGCGACCGATGGTGCATCCGGGCTTGCCGTGGCGACATCCTCGCAGCCCGACATCATCCTGCTCGACATTGCGCTTCCCAGACTGGACGGGTTGATGCTGTGCGAACAGCTGCGGAAAGATGCGTCGCACTACATTCCCGTGCTGATGCTGACCGCGCGCGACACGCTGGATGACAAGCTGGCCGGCTTTGCCGCCGGAGCTGACGATTATCTGGTCAAACCGTTCGCCCTTGCGGAGCTTGCCGCCCGCATCGACGCATTGTCGATGCGGCACCGCGTCGGCACAAACCACTGCATCCAGATCGGTACGTTGACGCTCAATCGGCAGGAGCAACGCGCATCGCGCCGTGGCACGGAATTGCGGCTCACTCCGATCTTGTGGAGCATCCTGCTGCTTCTGGCAGAGGCTTACCCCCGGCCACTCTCGCGCTCGGAAATCACGCGCCGGTTGTGGGGTGATGATCCGCCGCCGTCCGATGCATTGCGCAGTCACATTCACCTGCTGCGCCAGACATTGGATAAGCCTTACGCGCAACTGATGCTCGAAACCGTTCACGGGGTGGGCTTCCGGCTGGTCGCCGATCAATGA
- a CDS encoding sensor histidine kinase, which yields MTLGTSSLRMRIVIGAVSTAIITSALFGLVTFVFAYTVEDRIFGGALENEVLIQQANWQKHNRLAEPSREYMRIFRKPSELPRDLRAQFDLNDDQTEFFGTADRYYHVSRFTLPNGGGKAIAVAEVGPYLVVRPRRDKMIKALLVLSTLIALVSGGIGYFIASQAVAPLSKLAAELSGQRDEAVPVIDSSAYRTREISILATGLETAFDRVRAFVDRERAFTRDASHELRTPLAVIRSGAELLASRTPDDDVAAGPIKRIEAAAKDMGRILDLLLTLARENGAPQAIKPLLPLVERAVFYASERFSNADIRLIVNVSPDQTVPMNPVVVQLILNNIIGNAFQHANHSTLTVSGSGRFLSVTDTGPGLGDDSLLEPFRKGASSTGEGLGLSIVRRLCAQSAIGLSIATGDDAGTCFTLEFAEAGETPFGKGKS from the coding sequence ATGACGCTTGGCACATCTTCCCTGCGCATGCGGATTGTCATTGGCGCAGTTTCCACCGCGATCATCACCAGCGCGCTGTTCGGGCTGGTGACCTTCGTATTTGCCTACACCGTCGAAGACCGGATTTTCGGCGGCGCTCTCGAGAACGAGGTCCTTATCCAGCAGGCGAACTGGCAGAAGCACAACCGCCTTGCCGAACCGTCGCGCGAATACATGCGGATTTTTCGCAAGCCATCCGAACTACCCCGTGACTTGCGAGCGCAATTCGATCTGAACGATGACCAAACCGAATTCTTCGGGACGGCCGACAGATATTATCATGTGAGCCGGTTCACCCTTCCCAACGGCGGCGGAAAGGCCATCGCCGTGGCGGAGGTTGGGCCATACCTGGTCGTGCGGCCGCGGCGCGACAAGATGATCAAGGCACTTCTGGTACTGTCGACGCTGATTGCGCTGGTTTCCGGCGGCATCGGGTATTTCATCGCAAGTCAGGCCGTCGCGCCCCTGTCGAAGCTCGCTGCCGAGCTGTCAGGCCAGCGTGACGAAGCCGTGCCGGTTATCGACAGCAGTGCCTATCGGACCAGGGAAATCTCCATTCTGGCAACGGGGCTGGAAACGGCTTTCGACCGGGTGCGCGCCTTTGTTGACCGCGAACGCGCCTTTACACGCGATGCCAGTCATGAACTGCGAACTCCCCTTGCGGTCATTCGCAGCGGCGCGGAACTGCTGGCGTCCCGCACACCCGACGACGACGTTGCGGCTGGCCCGATCAAACGCATTGAAGCCGCCGCCAAGGATATGGGGCGGATACTGGATCTGCTGCTGACGCTGGCGCGCGAGAACGGTGCACCGCAGGCCATCAAACCACTCTTGCCGCTCGTCGAGAGAGCCGTTTTCTACGCCAGCGAGCGGTTTTCGAACGCCGATATCCGCCTGATCGTCAACGTGTCGCCAGACCAGACAGTGCCGATGAACCCTGTTGTCGTGCAGCTGATCCTCAACAACATCATCGGCAACGCGTTCCAGCACGCCAATCACAGCACCTTGACCGTGTCAGGCAGTGGACGATTTCTTTCGGTTACCGACACCGGGCCGGGATTGGGCGATGATTCGCTGCTGGAACCCTTCCGCAAAGGCGCTTCGAGCACCGGGGAAGGGCTTGGTTTGTCGATCGTGCGCCGGTTATGCGCCCAATCGGCAATCGGGCTGTCGATCGCCACCGGCGACGACGCGGGAACATGCTTCACACTGGAATTCGCCGAAGCCGGGGAAACGCCGTTCGGAAAGGGAAAATCATGA